In one bacterium genomic region, the following are encoded:
- a CDS encoding phage major capsid protein, producing the protein MSLKLNTRCQAVAGAYIAAGDGEREEPWSPAATALEALLADEAGRYFLGLETNTPADDPNRWRYPVGLFADDGFRVWKSALEAIIDVATDSPAIQGAAEALLAKIDVSDGEGSSAADDGGGEAEAGGGESVDDGPKPPEEEPIPEEGADPPLGGGGAGRSMQDLEVRGMPPRPTEQQLIPARFGLTAEALRSLPAEERERRAALIDRLEAGDTETLAACRAQLVGKADVSGEDLQRTFGTNAFARTLQIRAASLDRESRTVGLSFSSEVPCPRWWGEEILGHKKNEVRLERLNTGGPLLRDHWSFEQIGVVEKAWIDGPAKLGRALVRFSRSALGEEMMTDVEDRIRRSTSVGYVIHAMKLIEVKKEGDTEVSVYRVTDWEPLEVSLVSMPADITVGVDRSAAGTLPAAVIPKEVKMPPEVVSPTAAAPVQDPSALKGAGVLEERERVKAISALVDAHKLPAEMAQKAIADGTSIEDFRQAVLTAIATKPLDRPSVKEIGLSAKEVKNYSILKLIRGLAATKNVPEYGQKYIEEAGLEFEAGRAICQKFGIEAKGVLVPIEVMRAPSPRAEQRDLQVGLDTAGGYLVATTLLGMIPMLRAKSLLLRMGAIGLGGLVGDAAIPKQTASGTAYWLNEGVAPTESQAALGQLDLRPKTVGAYTAITRKLLKQASLDVEAFVRDDLARTLATEIDRVGINGSGVNGEPLGILNTTGIGAVTGAGGNGTVPSWAEIVAIYKEVAIDNADIGTLGFLTDPKAAAKMMATPKESGQAVYIMNAFDSEGFGELMGLRVGVSTNVPSNLTQGTGTNLSAILFGNFLDLAIASWGVLDLNVDAAALSTSGGLRVIALQDIDIALRRQQSFAAKKDTITT; encoded by the coding sequence GATGATCCGAACCGCTGGCGTTATCCCGTGGGGCTCTTCGCTGACGACGGCTTCCGCGTCTGGAAGTCCGCGCTCGAGGCCATCATCGACGTGGCGACGGACAGCCCCGCGATCCAGGGTGCCGCAGAGGCGCTGCTCGCGAAGATCGACGTCAGCGACGGCGAGGGCAGTTCGGCGGCCGATGATGGCGGCGGCGAAGCTGAGGCCGGCGGCGGCGAAAGCGTCGATGACGGCCCGAAACCGCCTGAGGAAGAGCCGATCCCAGAGGAAGGCGCCGACCCGCCGCTTGGCGGCGGCGGCGCCGGTAGGAGCATGCAAGACCTGGAGGTCAGAGGAATGCCACCGCGCCCGACCGAGCAGCAACTCATCCCGGCGCGCTTCGGCCTCACGGCCGAGGCCTTGCGCAGCCTTCCCGCCGAGGAGCGCGAGCGTCGGGCGGCGCTGATCGATCGCCTCGAGGCCGGCGACACGGAGACGCTGGCCGCCTGCCGGGCCCAGCTCGTCGGCAAGGCGGACGTCTCCGGCGAGGACCTGCAGCGCACCTTCGGCACCAATGCCTTCGCTCGGACGCTCCAGATCCGCGCCGCCTCGCTGGACCGCGAGAGCCGCACCGTCGGGCTCAGCTTCAGCTCCGAGGTGCCCTGCCCGCGCTGGTGGGGCGAGGAGATCCTCGGCCACAAGAAGAACGAGGTGCGCCTGGAGCGCCTGAATACCGGCGGTCCGCTCCTGAGGGACCACTGGAGCTTCGAGCAGATCGGCGTTGTCGAGAAGGCCTGGATCGACGGTCCCGCGAAGCTGGGCCGCGCCCTCGTGCGCTTCAGCCGGAGCGCGCTCGGCGAGGAGATGATGACCGACGTGGAGGACCGCATTCGTCGGTCAACGTCGGTCGGCTACGTCATCCACGCGATGAAGCTGATCGAGGTGAAGAAGGAAGGTGACACCGAGGTCAGCGTCTACCGCGTCACGGATTGGGAGCCGCTCGAGGTCTCCCTCGTCAGCATGCCCGCCGACATCACCGTCGGCGTGGATCGCAGTGCCGCCGGCACCCTGCCGGCGGCGGTAATCCCCAAGGAGGTCAAGATGCCGCCCGAAGTCGTTTCTCCCACCGCCGCTGCGCCCGTGCAGGACCCGAGCGCCCTCAAGGGCGCCGGCGTCTTGGAGGAGCGCGAGCGGGTCAAGGCAATCAGCGCCCTCGTCGATGCCCACAAGCTGCCCGCCGAGATGGCTCAGAAGGCCATCGCCGACGGGACCTCGATCGAGGACTTCCGCCAGGCCGTGCTCACGGCGATCGCCACCAAGCCTCTCGATCGCCCGAGCGTCAAGGAGATCGGACTCAGCGCGAAGGAGGTGAAGAACTACTCGATCCTCAAGCTGATCCGCGGGCTCGCCGCCACGAAGAACGTGCCGGAGTACGGGCAGAAGTACATCGAGGAAGCCGGCCTCGAGTTCGAGGCGGGCCGTGCGATCTGCCAGAAGTTCGGCATCGAGGCCAAGGGCGTCTTGGTCCCGATCGAGGTGATGCGCGCTCCCTCGCCGCGTGCCGAGCAGCGCGACCTCCAGGTCGGCCTGGACACGGCCGGCGGCTACCTGGTCGCCACCACGCTCCTCGGCATGATCCCCATGCTCCGGGCCAAGAGCCTGCTCCTGCGCATGGGCGCGATCGGTCTCGGTGGCCTGGTCGGGGACGCCGCGATCCCGAAGCAGACGGCGAGCGGGACGGCCTACTGGCTCAACGAGGGCGTCGCGCCCACGGAGAGCCAGGCCGCCCTCGGGCAGCTCGACCTCCGGCCGAAGACGGTCGGCGCCTACACCGCTATCACCCGCAAGCTGCTCAAGCAGGCCTCGCTCGACGTGGAGGCCTTCGTGCGCGACGACCTGGCCCGGACGCTCGCGACCGAGATCGACCGCGTCGGCATCAACGGCTCGGGCGTGAACGGGGAGCCCCTGGGCATCCTGAACACCACCGGCATCGGCGCCGTGACCGGCGCTGGCGGCAATGGCACGGTGCCGAGCTGGGCGGAGATCGTCGCGATCTACAAGGAGGTCGCGATCGACAACGCCGACATCGGCACGCTCGGCTTCCTGACCGATCCCAAGGCCGCGGCCAAGATGATGGCCACGCCGAAGGAGAGCGGCCAGGCGGTCTACATCATGAACGCCTTCGACTCCGAGGGCTTCGGCGAGCTGATGGGCCTGCGCGTCGGTGTGAGCACCAACGTGCCGAGCAACCTGACGCAGGGCACCGGGACGAACCTGAGCGCGATCCTCTTCGGCAACTTCCTGGACCTCGCCATCGCGAGCTGGGGCGTGCTCGACCTGAACGTCGACGCCGCCGCGCTCTCGACGAGCGGTGGGCTCCGGGTGATCGCGCTGCAGGACATCGACATCGCCCTGCGCCGCCAGCAGTCCTTCGCCGCGAAGAAGGACACGATCACCACGTAA